A single genomic interval of Suncus etruscus isolate mSunEtr1 chromosome 12, mSunEtr1.pri.cur, whole genome shotgun sequence harbors:
- the LOC126024391 gene encoding host cell factor 1-like, translating into MRSALSPAKHPEVFLLPRWKRVVGWAGPGPRPRHGHRAAAIRELIIVFGGGNEGIVDELHVYNTATNQWFSPAVKGDIPPGCAAYGFVCDGSRLLVFGGMVEYGKYSSDLYELQASHWKWKKLKAKAPVTGPPPCPRLGHSFTLVNNKCYLFGGLANDSEDPKNNIPRYLNDLYILEMCPGSGEVAWDIPITYGALPSPRESHTAVVYTEKYRKTSKLVIYGGMSGCRLGDLWTLDIETLTWSKPSLSGLAPLPRSLHSATTIGNKMYIFGGWVPLVLDDDKVATHEKEWKCTNTLACLNLDTMAWETIRMDKDTLEDNIPRARAGHCAVAINTRLYIWSGRDGYRKAWNNQVCCKDLWYLETEKPLSPARVQLVRANTNSLEVSWGAVATADNYLLQLQKYELPITTATASSPTYNLIPSALAYPPKSPATASVTPLLQPLTQGSYPKLMHQAVADPSTTNTIQVLPAVPGCSISVPVPPKTKVADPQATTGSPLVTMEKTNQTGKDPVTATSLLAGLRMVQPKQSAQGMVIGNSPKMSGIAALAAVAAATQKIPPASAPTPTVLSIPAGTTTVKTVTKTPGTTTLPATVKMASSPGIVSNPATLMLKTAAAQVGASVSSTTSSSTRPVITVHKSGTVTIAQQAQVVTTVMGGVTKTITLVKNPISIPKSNALISNLGKVMSVVQTKSLQTSTTSGQVSVNPVTQIIQTKGPLPAGTILKLVNSADGKPATVITTTQARGDKNKSNILGINSMSPSTTKPTITKTIPMSAIITPASSMGLSSNPGIKSPVSIITTKVMTSGTKAPAKIITNVPKTSTGPDQQGVAQVMLKGTPGQPSTIPCTMRMEGVYLVTPVSISAIKPDVTTSMTKGTTGVTTLGTVTSTVSTSLAGAGSSGISASLATPITTLGTIASLSSHVINPTATTVSSAQTTLTAAGQPTTPVLSMKPFSQLTQGSLITAPSNVEAQQGHELPESMLASFTPEQPAAKVIKTDSTQDIMQSSMVTLCSSMPSETQDMRMCTNTATNTVTANHREHSHSHQIQFICDRQDAAASLGTSTTEQQSDGVRCICSSSSFETHKPDTGNTITSTSNSFASTSDMARPHGCFNSPDESQEAIAARSSIGVGQQHFALFTCVANSTPTVMQASESTGMLRGPQDALKPLSKTCQIRTGTTMTELDPRPSLFVSSLDLEAADHSLTFMHSTSLSDHVRCSDPGSMDSPTVGLSQQMSVDHLGEAHSTHITSCTTMDAGEPFESLLIPRPARKSSPSPTIIGTTSEALQYPSTTMT; encoded by the coding sequence AAACACCCAGAGGTGTTTTTGCTGCCTCGTTGGAAGCGTGTagtgggctgggctgggcctgGGCCCAGACCCCGCCATGGCCACCGTGCTGCAGCCATCAGGGAGCTTATCATAGTATTTGGTGGAGGTAATGAGGGAATAGTGGACGAATTGCACGTGTACAACACAGCCACCAACCAGTGGTTCAGCCCAGCCGTGAAGGGGGACATTCCCCCAGGGTGTGCGGCCTATGGCTTTGTGTGTGATGGGAGTCGCCTGCTGGTATTTGGCGGCATGGTGGAGTATGGCAAGTACAGCAGTGATCTTTACGAGCTCCAGGCCAGCCACTGGAAGTGGAAGAAACTCAAAGCAAAGGCACCTGTAACTGGGCCACCTCCGTGCCCTCGACTGGGACACAGCTTCACCCTTGTGAACAACAAATGCTATCTGTTTGGGGGTCTGGCTAATGATAGTGAGGACCCCAAAAACAACATTCCGAGGTATCTAAATGACTTGTACATCCTGGAAATGTGTCCAGGCTCTGGAGAAGTAGCCTGGGACATCCCCATCACTTATGGGGCACTACCCTCACCCCGGGAGTCACATACTGCCGTGGTCTACACTGAAAAATACAGGAAGACGTCCAAGCTAGTAATCTATGGAGGGATGAGTGGCTGTAGGCTTGGAGATCTCTGGACACTGGACATTGAGACTTTGACCTGGAGTAAGCCTAGTCTTAGTGGGCTGGCACCTCTGCCTCGAAGTCTCCACTCAGCCACGACCATAGGAAACAAAATGTACATCTTTGGTGGCTGGGTACCTCTGGTTTTAGATGATGACAAAGTAGCCACACATGAGAAGGAATGGAAGTGCACCAACACACTGGCTTGTCTCAACTTGGATACCATGGCATGGGAGACCATTCGGATGGATAAAGACACCCTGGAAGACAATATTCCCCGGGCTCGAGCTGGCCATTGTGCGGTAGCAATCAATACCCGCTTGTACATTTGGAGTGGTCGTGATGGCTACCGAAAGGCCTGGAACAACCAGGTCTGCTGCAAGGATCTCTGGTACTTAGAAACAGAAAAACCACTGTCTCCAGCCCGGGTACAACTCGTGAGGGCTAATACCAATTCACTAGAGGTGAGCTGGGGAGCAGTGGCAACAGCTGACAATTACCTTCTGCAGCTTCAGAAATATGAATTACCTATCACTACTGCTACTGCCAGTAGTCCTACATACAACCTCATTCCATCTGCACTTGCCTACCCTCCTAAGAGCCCTGCTACAGCGTCAGTCACACCTTTACTGCAGCCACTGACTCAAGGCTCCTACCCCAAACTCATGCACCAGGCTGTTGCAGATCCCTCAACCACCAACACCATCCAGGTCTTGCCAGCAGTGCCGGGCTGTTCAATTTCTGTGCCTGTCCCACCCAAAACTAAAGTGGCTGATCCTCAGGCTACAACAGGAAGCCCATTGGTTACCATGGAAAAGACCAACCAAACTGGAAAAGACCCTGTTACAGCGACCTCCCTTCTTGCTGGTCTGCGAATGGTCCAGCCAAAGCAGAGTGCCCAAGGGATGGTAATTGGCAACAGTCCCAAGATGAGTGGGATAGCTGCTCTGGCAGCAGTGGCTGCTGCCACCCAGAAGATCCCTCCTGCCTCAGCACCCACACCCACTGTGCTTAGCATCCCAGCTGGCACTACTACTGTCAAGACTGTCACCAAGACACCTGGTACCACTACCCTGCCGGCCACTGTGAAGATGGCTTCCTCACCGGGCATAGTGAGCAACCCAGCCACTCTCATGCTAAAGACTGCAGCTGCTCAGGTGGGAGCATCTGTCTCTTCTACGACTAGTTCATCCACCCGCCCTGTCATCACAGTGCATAAGTCAGGGACTGTAACAATAGCTCAGCAAGCACAGGTGGTGACCACAGTGATGGGTGGGGTCACCAAGACCATTACCCTAGTAAAGAATCCTATCTCTATCCCAAAAAGCAATGCTCTGATTTCCAATCTGGGAAAAGTAATGTCAGTGGTCCAGACCAAATCACTTCAGACTTCAACAACATCAGGTCAAGTGTCAGTGAATCCTGTGACTCAGATCATCCAGACCAAAGGGCCTTTGCCAGCAGGGACCATCCTGAAGCTGGTCAACTCAGCAGATGGCAAACCCGCCACTGTCATCACTACCACACAGGCCAGAGGGGACAAGAATAAGTCCAATATCCTGGGCATCAACAGCatgtccccaagtaccaccaagccCACCATCACTAAAACCATCCCTATGTCAGCCATTATCACACCGGCCAGCTCCATGGGTCtaagcagtaatcctggcatcaAGTCTCCTGTCTCCATTATCACCACCAAGGTTATGACTTCAGGAACTAAGGCACCTGCCAAAATCATCACCAATGTACCCAAAACTTCCACTGGCCCTGACCAACAAGGAGTGGCACAGGTGATGCTAAAGGGGACTCCTGGACAACCCAGCACTATCCCCTGCACCATGCGTATGGAAGGTGTCTACCTGGTTACTCCCGTCAGTATCTCTGCCATCAAGCCAGATGTCACCACTTCAATGACGAAGGGCACCACAGGTGTCACAACATTAGGCACAGTGACAAGCACTGTTTCTACCAGCCTTGCTGGAGCTGGCAGCAGTGGCATCAGTGCCTCCCTGGCTACACCCATCACCACCTTAGGTACCATTGCCTCTCTCTCAAGCCACGTGATCAACCCCACTGCCACCACTGTGTCATCTGCCCAGACTACTCTGACAGCAGCTGGCCAGCCCACTACACCTGTCCTGTCTATGAAGCCTTTCTCCCAGCTCACCCAGGGGAGTCTGATCACAGCGCCCAGCAATGTGGAGGCTCAGCAGGGTCATGAACTCCCTGAGTCCATGTTGGCTTCCTTTACTCCAGAACAGCCCGCTGCCAAGGTCATAAAAACTGACTCAACCCAGGATATCATGCAATCAAGCATGGTGACATTATGTTCTAGCATGCCTAGTGAGACCCAGGACATGAGAATGTGCACCAATACAGCCACCAACACAGTCACAGCCAACCACAGGGAACATTCTCATAGCCACCAAATACAATTTATTTGTGACAGGCAAGATGCAGCTGCTTCTCTTGGGACTTCAACAACAGAACAGCAGAGTGATGGTGTAAGGTGTATCTGTTCCAGCTCTTCATTTGAGACCCACAAGCCAGACACTGGCAACACAATCACCTCCACTTCCAACTCATTTGCCTCCACTTCCGACATGGCCAGACCTCATGGCTGCTTTAATTCACCCGATGAGAGCCAAGAGGCCATTGCTGCCAGGTCCAGTATTGGTGTGGGACAGCAGCATTTTGCCCTGTTCACCTGTGTAGCAAATTCCACCCCCACTGTGATGCAGGCTAGTGAGTCCACTGGGATGCTGAGAGGTCCTCAGGATGCTCTCAAGCCCTTGAGCAAAACCTGCCAGATCAGGACTGGCACCACCATGACTGAGCTGGATCCCAGACCCTCACTATTTGTGTCAAGCCTGGACCTAGAGGCTGCTGACCACAGCCTTACTTTTATGCATTCCACCTCTTTGAGTGACCATGTCAGGTGCAGTGATCCCGGCAGCATGGATAGCCCCACAGTAGGATTAAGTCAGCAGATGTCTGTGGATCATCTCGGGGAGGCTCATTCTACCCACATCACATCCTGTACCACCATGGATGCTGGTGAGCCCTTCGAGAGCCTCTTGATCCCCAGACCTGCACGCAAGAGCTCACCTAGTCCCACTATTATTGGGACAACCTCTGAGGCACTGCAGTACCCTTCAACCACCATGACTTAA